One Danio aesculapii chromosome 22, fDanAes4.1, whole genome shotgun sequence genomic window carries:
- the LOC130216654 gene encoding NLR family CARD domain-containing protein 3-like, producing YQFLFLCLDELIFIHQLKCALKKKYQCVFEGIAQHGDSTLLKNIYTDLYITQGGSEQVNTEHEVRQIEVASRRQEAQEKQVECRHLFEASEQDKQIRTVLTKGVAGIGKSVSVQKFVLDWAEGNENQEISFIFPLPFREMNLQEIEKLSLMELITQFFPETKGLNLTRRNQFKVLFILDGLDECRLPLNFAGNETCRDVSSPASLDVLLTNLIKGNLLPSALIWITSRPAAASKIPPDCIERLTEIRGFNDAQKEEYFRKRFTDENQAKEIIDHVKQSKSLFIMCHIPVFCWISATVLQNILQEKRKNDVKHNQADDASKPLQELNTEETPKTLTQMYTHFLRFQIQQSRRKYDGEYTPDVSWDKDAIFSLGKLAFHQLLNSNLIFYDTDLEACGIDVYKASVYSGMCTQIFKKETGIVLGTMYCFVHLSIQEFIAALYAHLILDINKKSVFDQDSRNRNESMIDLLKTAVDKALESDSGHLDLFLRFLLGLSLQSNRRLLRGLLAQQDDNDQMEIVQYIKQKFEANLSPERSINLFYCLNELNDQTLVKEIQTHFSKGSLLSADLSPAQWSALVFVLLTSEEEVEEFELQKFKKSDECLIRLSAVIKTSTRALLNDCKLTDRSCSTLASVLRSENNMKELNMSNNNLQDSGVKLLCSGLKDIKCELEILSLSDCRIREEGYKALASALRSNPSHLIELDLRGNDPGQSGVKELSDLLQDPHCTLKTLRFSKCDLTEESCSALASVLRSDSSSLKDLDLSKNNLQDSGVKLLSEGLKDSKLEKLSLSDCSISEEGYKALASALRSNPSHLIELDLRGNDPGQSGVKELTELLQDPHCTLKTLRYFNVFESCC from the exons TATCAGTTTTTGTTCCTGTGTTTAGATGAGCTGATCTTTATTCATCAGCTGAAATGTGCCTTAAAGAAGAAGTATCAGTGTGTGTTTGAAGGAATTGCACAGCATGGAGACTCCACACTCCTGAAGAACATCTACAcagatctctatatcactcagggtgGCAGTGAACAGGTCAATACTGAACATGAGGTCAGACAGATTGAAGTTGCTTCCAGACGTCAAGAAGCTCAAGAGAAACAGGTTGAATGCAGACATTTGTTTGAAGCGTCTGAACAAGACAAGCAGATCAGAACTGTACTGACTAAAGGAGTCGCTGGCATCGGGaaatcagtctctgtgcaaaagtttgttctggattgggctgaaggaaatgaaaatcaagagatcagcttcatatttcctcttccGTTCAGAGAGATGAACTTACAGGAGATTGAAAAACTAAGCTTGATGGAGcttataactcagtttttcccagagacAAAAGGACTGAACCTTACTAGAAGAAATCAATTcaaagtcctgttcatccttgatggattggatgaatgtcgtcTTCCTCTGAACTTTGCTGGTAATGAGACGTGTCGTGATGTTTCGTCACCAGCCtctctggatgttctcctgacgaacctcatcaagggaaatctgcttccttctgctctcatctggatcaccagcagaccagcagctgccagTAAGATTCCTCCTGACTGTATCGAGCGGCTGACAGAGATACGAGGATTCAATGATGCAcaaaaggaggagtacttcagaaaAAGATTCACAGATGAGAATCAGGCCAAAGAAATCATTGATCATGTTAAACAATCAAAGAGTCTCTTCATcatgtgccacatcccagtcttctgctggatttcagccactgttctccagaaCATTTTACAGGAGAAGAGAAAAAATGATGTGAAACACAATCAGGCTGATGATGCCTCCAAACCACTGCAGGAATTAAACACTGAAGAGActcccaagactctgacacagatgtacacacactttctgcgctttcagatccagcagagcagaagaaagtATGATGGAGAATACACACCAGATGTGTCCTGGGATAAAGACGCCATCTTTTCACTGGGAAAACTGGCATTTCATCAGCTGCTAAACAGCAACCTGATCTTCTATGACACAGACCTGGAAGCCTGTGGTATTGACGTCTATAAGGCCTCAGTTTACTCAGGCATGTGTACCCAGATCTTTAAGAAGGAAACAGGGATTGTTCTTGGGACCATGTACTGCTTTGTTCACTTGAGCATTCAGGAGTTTATTGCAGCCCTTTATGCACATCTGATTCTAGACATCAACAAGAAAAGTGTGTTTGATCAAGACTCTAGAAACAGAAATGAATCCATGATTGATTTGCTGAAGACTGCAGTGGACAAGGCACTTGAGAGTGACAGTGGACACCTGGACCTTTTCCTACGCTTTCTTCTCGGTCTGTCTCTCCAGTCCAATCGGCGACTCTTACGAGGTCTGTTGGCACAGCAAGATGACAATGACCAGA TGGAAATAGTTCAGTACATCAAGCAGAAGTTTGAAGCGAATCTTtctccagagagatccatcaatctgttctactgtctgaatgaactgaacgACCAAACTCTGGTGAAAGAGATTCAGACTCACTTTAGCAAAGGAAGTCTCTTATCTGCTGATCTTTCACCTGCCCAGTGGTCTGCTCtggtctttgtgttgttgacatcagaggaggaggtggaggagtttgagcttcaAAAATTCAAGAAATCAGACgagtgtctcatcagactatcaGCAGTCATCAAAACCTCCACAAGAGCTCT GTTAAATGATTGTAAGTTAACAGACAGAAGCTGTTCAACTCTGGCTTCAGTTCTCAGGTCAGAAAACAATATGAAAGAGCTGAACATGAGCAATAACaatctgcaggattcaggagtaaAGCTGCTCTGCTCTGGACTGAAGGATATTAAGTGCGAGTTAGAAATACTGAG TCTTTCAGACTGCAGAATCCGCGAAGAAGGTTATAAagctctggcttcagctctgagatcaaacccttCTCACCTGATAGAGCTGGATCTCAGAGGAAATGATCCTGGACAATCAGGAGTGAAGGAGCTCTCTGATTTACTGCAGGATCCACACTGTACACTGAAGACACTGAG attTAGTAAGTGTGATCTAACAGAGGAAAGCTGTTCAGCTCTGGCTTCAGTTCTCAGATCAGACTCCAGCAGTCTGAAGGATCTTGACCTGAGCAAAAATaatctgcaggattcaggagtgaagctgctctctgaaGGACTGAAGGACAGTAAACTGGAGAAACTCAG TCTTTCAGACTGCAGTATCAGTGAAGAAGGTTATAAagctctggcttcagctctgagatcaaacccttCACACCTGATAGAGCTGGATCTCAGAGGAAATGATCCTGGACAATCAGGAGTGAAGGAGCTCACTGAGTTACTGCAGGATCCACACTGTACACTGAAAACACTGAGGTACTTTAAC GTTTTTGAGTCCTGCTGCTAA